Proteins found in one Verrucomicrobiota bacterium genomic segment:
- the pssA gene encoding CDP-diacylglycerol--serine O-phosphatidyltransferase, which yields MSEPQPVKIYLLPNLMTAGNLLCGFLAILTIFEASLLHGTDPVTALTKYQISLFLILGAFLFDMLDGRVARMGGFESPFGVQFDSLADLISFGIAPALLMIKIVLNDYSRFGWLVAFIYLLCGALRLARFNCIAASGDKEQMKEFMGLPIPAAAGMVASVTLLMLWIEEGEKQPGIWRVGLPWVMLFLSMMMFSKFKYPSFKSINWRTQYSIPKLAILVILIALMVMYYYVAPAIAFMIYLFYGFFRPFVSARIRKEIEDDDESGSPEDSNNS from the coding sequence CAAACCTGATGACTGCGGGCAATTTGCTCTGCGGCTTCTTGGCTATCCTGACCATTTTCGAGGCATCACTCCTGCACGGCACCGATCCGGTCACCGCCTTGACTAAATACCAGATCAGCCTTTTCTTGATCCTGGGGGCATTCCTCTTTGACATGCTCGACGGGCGCGTGGCACGGATGGGCGGGTTTGAAAGCCCCTTTGGCGTCCAGTTCGACTCGTTGGCCGACCTGATTTCATTTGGGATCGCCCCGGCCCTGCTCATGATTAAAATCGTCTTGAATGATTACAGCCGCTTCGGCTGGCTTGTGGCATTTATTTATTTACTCTGCGGCGCCCTGCGTTTGGCCCGGTTTAATTGTATCGCTGCCAGCGGGGATAAAGAACAAATGAAAGAGTTTATGGGCCTACCGATTCCTGCAGCGGCAGGCATGGTCGCTTCGGTCACCCTGCTCATGCTTTGGATCGAGGAAGGCGAGAAACAACCCGGTATTTGGCGTGTAGGCCTGCCGTGGGTGATGCTTTTCCTGTCCATGATGATGTTCAGTAAATTCAAATATCCCAGCTTCAAATCGATCAATTGGAGGACCCAGTACTCGATTCCAAAGCTGGCGATCTTGGTTATTTTAATCGCCCTGATGGTCATGTATTATTATGTCGCCCCAGCCATCGCCTTCATGATTTACCTCTTTTATGGCTTTTTCAGGCCATTTGTCTCAGCGCGTATCCGCAAAGAGATCGAAGACGATGACGAAAGTGGTTCTCCT